The Centropristis striata isolate RG_2023a ecotype Rhode Island chromosome 1, C.striata_1.0, whole genome shotgun sequence nucleotide sequence TCTTTCTTCTTCATTTCCTCAGTTGTGGAGTGCTTCTTCCTTGATAGTACTACAGTGAATTACCTGGAGCTGGAGTTTTGTCCGTAAGTACactgggaaaaaaagattttttggccctgtaattattgtttaaatcatctgtataaattctacaaataaatatgaattcAATGCTTTTACTtcaaaatagcagtttttcatgcagtgcattacttttacttcaatcattcgttccaagtaatattcactaaaccacttcattggcttcattagttgatatttccaagtaaaatgtagtgaatctgcaatttacttgtgtattttcatttaaaaaaaaagaagaaagtaaagattacaaacactttctgtgtggaaaaacttgcttagattttttaaagtaaatatcactccaatttttttcagtgtacagaGCTAAGCTGTTGTACCATCCATGTGATCATAAGTTTACAGAATATGTTTAACATAAACTGTGTTTTCATTACAGACATGGACAGTACCTGACATTATTACTGTCAGGAGTCGGCCATGCATTTGTGGTAGGTATCACAGgagttattaaccctctggggtctatgatcatgCCGTCCTGATTagatcatcaattatttattatcaattatcaaataaatataaagaccAAAATGTTACTCCAGCTTTATACCCAATAATCAATCTTCTGTAACTATCGTCAAAAAAGCATTGAGCATGTTCcccaaaatgtagaaatattccATTGACTGATTATTTTGAaccaattaaccctctggggtctatgatcgtgccgtcctgatcagataatgtaacattttacaaaaaaactaggtcacatggagcgctgctatcaacttcactccaaagtacagacttgaaactttctcccagtttttgtttgacattcctaggtcatgtaaaaccaaatatatgatggttttaatttgatagtaatatttgagcgttggtgtagctctctgtgtaatttcacacatagtttgttttgaagagttgcagttaacaaggaaaaaaacgcctataaatatacatgttttatgggacttttttgtatatagttttattatatttaaatttcacctttttataggttcatatttgcatcctatgtttacattttaaagtcCCAAAACAGTTAATTgggcatatttgtgttttttattgtagtaaatagtagggccgggactagataatgataattagagactttgtaattaattaatcgaaattaatcgcattttaatcgcatataaatatttgacctgagaacagtgagaaggaatttttttcacacagatttttagtataccattgaataaaatgttaaagtcccggccctagtaaatagtatattttttcaactcggatttcatgatttgtgggctcaatatgttgatcaagtaggataaagtgagaaaataactgtcagattatataggtgaagaaaaaatggataccaaatatgggtatagtaaaaaaaaatgtatgaggtacatgaagggcaaaatcaaaagtattcaaaaacggccaaaatagactcagaccccagagggttaaagggggGTTCTACTTTAAATTAAGTGTTTAAGTATTTCTAATTGTGGTCCTGAAATCCGTCTCCCAGCAACAACTGCCTATGGTGTTTAATGCCTCGATCCAAGGGGATCGGTGGACAGGAGAGGGTCTCGTCCCCTGGGCGTACTTCCCTCCCAACGTCAACAAGATGAACTCCTACGCCATCCACGGTTCAGGAGAGAAGCGAACATACGAGGCTCTCTACCCCATCCCCAAGGACCAGATAGTGGAAGGCCAGAAACCCAACTTGTGAGTCTGCTACGAGTCCTATCTGTAGGCTTCTTTGAGGTCATGCAGGTCATCTACAAGATCTAGATCTATTATTTATAGTGAACCACTGACTTGTTTTGAAGTCTAGCAATTTAGTGTTGCTCTTTCATGAAGTTTGGGGGGATTTATGAAGGATGGATTTATAAAGGAGCGTTCGAAATCAAAGCAGCAGAGGTCAAGATATCTTGACTTTCAGTTTCTTTTATGGTTTAAgctccaaaaaaacactaaatcctacatttcccataacgCAACTCGGATGATGTCTTTGGTTTCCATTTATAAACAGTGGCAAAAAACCTGTtacaagtgaaagtcctgcacTTAAAGTCTTACTAAAGTGAAGTCACAAATGTGTgagcattaaaatatacttaaagtaccaaaagtaaaaaaaaatatatatattttttaaaaagtaccaaaagtaaatgtacctattatgcagaatggcccatatcatataatatattatatcaattgttattatattatattattgagtTATAACTATTTATGCATGTACATAAATCTAATGTTGTAGcatataattatatgtataagctATTTGAAAATCAAattatttatacaaaatataaataaactatacAATTTCTAAGCTTAATAATAGATGTAGTGGGGggaaagtataatatttgcctctgagaTGTGGTAGAGCAgacataaaatgcataaattaatatgaataaaaagtagaagtacattttagttttaatagtGTTACTTAAATGTAATTTGAATTAACCACGTCATAACTCTTCAAATGCAATGCTAATTAAAGCAACACTTACCTTTTCTGGTAAACGCTCACATCTTTGAGAGTCTTTTCTATGGCATCATCAGGGTTATTTTCATTAGAGGAGGTTTTCACAGGCAGATTAATACTTCTCATAATGagtaaacactgaaaaaaaaatgttttttttggccctgtaattattatttcaatcatctatataaatttgACAAAGAAATCCAAATTTAGAAATccaattcagtgcttttactttaaaatagcagtttttcatgtagtgcattacttagtgattgtttgttattatgtgtcctcagttttgtatgcaaattgaatcattcgttccaagtaattagttgatatttccaagtaaaatgtaattgagggacatcagtatatctgcaatttacttgtgtattttcataaaaaaaaagtggttctattaaatatgtattaattAGAAAAAGCCTGGCTTTTTTTAAGCAAATGTCACTCCGATTTTTTTTAGTGTAATAATCTGCAGCCAGACTTTTAAGCATTTATGGTAGAATCTGAAAAAcgagtcaaaataacaaaatgaaaagtcataattatgaggcaaaaagtcataattatgaggtaaaaagtcataattatgagattaaaaagtcaaaattacaagataaaaagtcataattatgagattaaaaagtcaaaattacaagataaaaagtcataattgagataaaaagtcattttttaaacatttttttgagacactgaattttaggtcttcattaaatgtaagccataatcattataattagaagaaattaaataaattaagatatgaaatgtgtcattctgtgtgtaatggatctatataatgtgttatttcaactttttgaattgaattactgacataaataaacttttctatattctaatttattgagatgcacctgtatattatatatgaagtgtgtatgtgagagttTTGTGCATCCTATTTTAACTTCTCTCTGTTTTTTAGCCACCGCCTGGAGTATTTCAAGGATTTCCGCCTGCAAAGCATCATGGGAGAAGACTGGGTCCAGCCTCCGAGTTCTCTGTGGGTTGGAAAGCCCTGAGCCTTTAACTTCcttattctctctctgtctctcttttgcacacacacacacacacacacacacacacacacacacacacaccacggcGGCAGGGcaatttccatataaaacatactttttaaaattggtcttttgtaatactcaaattatgagattaaagtcaaaattatgagataaaaagatgcaattttgtgataaaaaggtcatcattttgagattttaaattatgagataaaaaagtcaaaattataagataaaaagtcaaaattacgaGATAGAAAGTCAAAACtataagataaaaagtcataattatgagtttttaaaaagtcgaaattatgagataaaaaagtaaaaattaaaagataaaaagtcaaattacaAGATagaagtcaaaattacaagataaaaagtcataattatgataaaaaagtaaaaatgacaagataaaaagtaattatgataaaaagtaaaaatttgttgataaaaagtcataattatgattaaaaaaggtaaaagttaaaagataaaaagtcataattatgagataaaaagtaaaaattgcacgcacagacacacacacaaacacacacacacgcacacacccacacacacacacacacgaacacaccaCGGCGGCAGGGCAACAGTACAAACACTCATTGACGTGAAACAAAGGGCAATCAATCTTTATTAGTTAATGATGCCAAACGAAATGACAAGAAATATGTTATCAGCTTGTCAGAGCGTATTAGCCTTCACACAGGTCCgtaccagcacacacacacacacacacacacacacacacacacacacacacacacacacacacacacacacatcccaagGTATTGGACGTCACCTTAATTTGCCTCGGCAGAGTGTGACCTACCGCCGTTCCACTGTGGATGGTGGCGAGGAATGCTCGCTTTGACATTCAGCTGGTGTGCAGCCTGTGCATTTCACTTCAGTGAGATAAACCACAGCAGGATCTTGTGATTCTTCCCTCTGACtgttcacagacacacacataaacacgccACTGAAGTAAATAAAATCTGTTCTTCAGAGATATATGTTAAAGCTGTTGAATTACTGCTTCACTGTATATGGATCCTTTTGTAACCATTCCACTACTTTTGttgatttccttttttcaaTTAAGTATGTTTACATACTGGTTGTTTTTCTTGGTGCAATAGTTTTAATTGTATTTCTGATGTGTGATCATGTTTCTCTCTCATGTCTTTCTATTAAAGCATTTTAAGAAATATGACTTTTAGCTTtcttgagatatatatatatcatattcatcttgatgtcactgacactttcattgacatgaatacttgcttttgaggaatgagctatccattttgagcaaatGACACACTTTTGCAGGTTAGTAACTAGGTTTTGCAgattgtactaattgtttttgAGAagtgcattaactgttgtgaaaatgtaaatagggatgtgagaaatgcaccatagcgtctgagaaaaactgtaatattagacACACAGACGTTTGTATTTCTAACCAAGTAATTTGATTGGACAAGAGGCATTACATTCGTGCTGATATACAGTATAACACTCAGTTCTAACATTACCTTCGATTGTACCTAACATGTACATATTTCCACAAGTTTAAGTTACACTACTAAAGTTAGGGATATTTGACTTTTGGGTGAAATATATGGAAAATGCAAAAAGTTCAGGTTACAGTGATATTATATCATGACAGAAAGGCATGTAAGTAGAAGCATGCAATGGTAATTTCTTGAAACAAAAGCTAACAAATGCAGTGGCTATACCACAACAAAAAATTTGTAAAAATTTTAGTAACTTGTCATGAATCCTTGAGCACCAATTACAGCTTGACAATGACATGTCGTGGTGTAAAAATGTGAACAGCATGACAAAGAGGACTGTTTAAACACAATTTGTCATAGAACCAGAACATTTATTCGATTTAGTCGATTCATGGATGGGATACTTGTGATTTTTGTGGTCAATCACCTTGTTAGAGAACAGTCTTATGCAATAAGACCTGAAACATTAAACAGTTGGACATGTGCATTCAAGTTTagaaattaatctaattaagtTCACCTGTAAAAATAATAGTGCATTTTTGGTGCATTCTGAAATTTCAACCCGAAAGCTAAATATCTCTAACTTTTTTTCTGTAGTGTAAATTATGAAAGGACGTCAGAGGAGGACAAAGGGAAGGAAAGAATCCTGGATATTTAAGTGCAAACCTCTTCTCATATGACTGGTCATGTGAGCCACTTGTTCCAGCAGTCTGTGACTCACTGCAGTCTTATGAGCCGACTGTGACAAATAAAAGCTAAAACACTGTAAGGCAAAATATATGGGTTTTAAACTGCTTCCAGACTCTAAAATATTCAGTCCAGTAATAAGAATGAGTAATAAGAGAGCAGAAAACAATGGAGCAACGCAGCACTTCTGTATGTCCAAGCTGCTAACTCAAAAAGCAACTGTCAACACACTTGTATTTCACTGGCTGCACAATAAATGGACACATGTAGATAAATGCAAGTAGTTGGCCTGTGGTAATGTGTAGACCAAGCTAGATAACGCTAAGTGCAggacaatatttattttttgctcagAAGCAGTTGACTCCCAGTCCAGTtccaaaaatatttgttttggcaaagccaaataaatgattaaataaacaatgaaatCACCGTGTTTTGGGTTATCACTGTTAACCAAACTCTTGTATGAAAGAAATATTACACAAGAGGTTGTGCTCTTACACTGTATGTCGTTTAGGCAGTGATTAGATCCGGCCCAGGGCTGACGATATGAGCATGACTTCTTGTGTGATATCgctttaaaaaattacattatataATGATGCAACAACGTGTAAGCAATGTGAAGTACCACATTTCAACATACTTAGCATGCACATGAGAATTTGTTGCATCAATCTtgtctttttaaccctttaagatCACATACTTTTTAATATAAGAAGttgatttttatataaaaatctaaaaacaaaatagtaCGTATGCTTACTAACGCTAGTACCGTCTTGGCCAGAggatttaaatttatttatttattcatttatttaacagggacagtgcatggctcttagccgtaccagaattagctactagctaaatttcatctgtagtccctgggcaggaacaaataacataaatctaacacaaacaaaaatataacaaagaatATAATCTCAATTAGTTTttcac carries:
- the c1h4orf33 gene encoding UPF0462 protein C4orf33 homolog isoform X2, yielding MQYLIQDTWDSDPVNHNPIIIDFSPGLGGLKIDISGPFFNDPPGPDGPPSQPFPQLWNYEVVECFFLDSTTVNYLELEFCPHGQYLTLLLSGVGHAFVQQLPMVFNASIQGDRWTGEGLVPWAYFPPNVNKMNSYAIHGSGEKRTYEALYPIPKDQIVEGQKPNFHRLEYFKDFRLQSIMGEDWVQPPSSLWVGKP
- the c1h4orf33 gene encoding UPF0462 protein C4orf33 homolog isoform X1, producing MGVNHALQFLTLVHILLFCESHRMQYLIQDTWDSDPVNHNPIIIDFSPGLGGLKIDISGPFFNDPPGPDGPPSQPFPQLWNYEVVECFFLDSTTVNYLELEFCPHGQYLTLLLSGVGHAFVQQLPMVFNASIQGDRWTGEGLVPWAYFPPNVNKMNSYAIHGSGEKRTYEALYPIPKDQIVEGQKPNFHRLEYFKDFRLQSIMGEDWVQPPSSLWVGKP